Sequence from the Thermodesulfobacteriota bacterium genome:
CAAAGTACTCCTTAAGAGAATTGTTTGTCATCTTGATAATGGTGAATATTCTTTGGGTATTTAAGAGGTCTGCTACATCTCTCACTCTGCAATGGGTCGTTACCATGGCAACTCTTAGCTTTTCTCCTGTAAGCATCATAACATAATCTTTCGTATGGGTTAGTTCAGCAAAGAGTTCGGTGTGCCCTGCATAGGCATAACCTGCTCTGTTTATCACCTCTTTGTTTATGGGAGCAGTGGTTATGGCATCAATCTCTCCATCCAGTGCAAGTTTAGTCCCTGTCTTTATATAGTCCACAACGGCTTTACCAAATCTTTCATCCGGTTTTCCCCAAGCAACTGCGTTAACGTCAAGATGGGAAAGGTTTAAAACGTTTATATATCCAGCGTGGTATCTCTCCGCCCTTATGTTCGTAATAGTATTTACCTTAACCTCCATGCCAAGCATTTGGACAACCGTTGAGATTAGCCCGTGGTCCCCAAGGACAACAGGCCTGCAGATTTGGAATATCCGTGGGTCAGAGAGTGCCTTTACGATTATTTCAGGGCCTACCCCTGCGGGGTCTCCCATGGTAATCCCAATCACAGGAAGTTTCATATTCTTCATTTCCTCACCTGGTTATTTTTTTTTCGGAGTAAGTTGATTCTATCTCATAGCTTCACCTTAATAAAAGACTTCTTTCTTAACCTCTCAAACCATTCTTTAAATTCCTTCTCCACCCTTTTTGCATAAATGGTGTCTTTTATTTCATCCTTAACCTCTTCAAAGGGTCTAACCCCTCCTTCCTTTCTGTCCATAAGCTTAACTATGTGAAGACCTAAACTGCTGGTAATTATGTCACTAACCTCTCCAACTTTAAGACTAAAGACAACCTTTTCTAAAAACGGTGTTACTTCCCCCTTCTTAAACCACCCCATGTCACCACCTGAATCTGATGAAGTGTCCTGAGAATACATTTTAGCCAGCTTTCCGAAGTCCTCCTTATTACCTAACTTTACTAATAGATCTCTGGCTTTTTCATAGACATCTTTTATTTTTGCTTCATCCGCGTTTGGGGGAATTGGAAGAAGTATATGTTGAACTCTTACCTCTGTTACCATCCTAAAAGAATCCATATTATCCGTGTAATAATTTTTCAGTTCATCTTCATTCACCACTATCCTGGATTTAATTTCACGATTTACAAGCATCATCTTCTCCATCCCCTGCCTGATCTGCTCTTTATACTTTTCAAGACTCAACCCCCTGGATTCCAACTTTTTAACCAATTCTTCCTTTGAGATAGAGTTTTCTTTCTGCATATTCTCCAGGGCATTATCTACCTCCCTTTCAGACACAACTATCCTTACCCTCTTTACTTCCTGCTCTATCAGCTTGTTATCAATAAGCCGATCCAATACTTTCCTTTTAATTTCGGCCGGGTCTTTTTCTGCACCATCAAAATTTATTATGCCTTCAGTATCCTTTAATATGAAATTTACCGCCTCGTTCAATTCTGTAAGGGTAATAACCTCACCGTTAACTATGGCAACTACCTTGTCAATGGTTTCTGCGATTGTTTTAAGGCTTAAGCAAGAGATACTAAAGGAAAGGATAAGAAACAGGATTAGAATCTGTTTTTTGGGAATGTTCATTATACCTCCACCTGTGATAGTGGCTTAAGTTAATTAATCAAGACGAAACTACCACGTGATAACGATTATTTCAATACGTTTTTAATCTCATTCAGGATACTTTTCCAGTCGCCATCAGGGAAGGTTATGCTTAGCTTTAAATCAGGAGAAAACCTACATCTTTCTCCGTAACTGGCAATGAGTTGGAGGATTTTCTCAAGAGATGCTTCGGCACTTGGATGAAATGACAAAATGATTTCACTCCCATTGTAATCAGCACTGGTAATAAGAAACCTTTTAAACAGAATTTTAATCCCCACCACTTCAAACAGATTTTCAACCAGGGTGGGTATTTTACCAAATCTGTCAGTAAGCTCTCTTCTCATCTTTTCTGCTTCCTCATCTGAGCTGATAGATGCAAGTCTCTTATAAACTACCAGCCGCTGATTGGTATCTCTAATATAGTCTTCAGGTATATAAGCTGGTATCTTAATGTTAATCTCAGGCTGGATTTCATTGGTAACCTCTTCCCCTTTAAGTTCCTTAATGGTCCTTTCCAGTAATCTGATATACATATCATAGCCAACGGTAGCAATATGCCCGGACTGAGAGGTGCCCAGAATGTTACCCGCTCCCCTTATTTCCAGATCATGGGCTGCCAGCCTGAACCCAGAACCCAGCTCAGTGAGTTCAGAGAGTGCCTTCAGTCGTTTCAAGGCATCTTTGGTTACTAAATGCTTTCCTGGTACCAGTAAATAGGCATATGCCTGTTCTTTCGCCCTTCCTACCCTCCCACGAAGTTGATACATCTGGGCTAAACCCAATTTATCGGCACGATTAATCATAATCGTATTTGCAGAGGGAAAATCAAGTCCTGATTCAATTATGGTAGTACAAACCAAAAAGTTGATCTCTTTATTGATAAAGGAGAGCATTACTTTTTCCAGGTCATTCTCTTCCATCTGGCCATGGGCAACACCAACACTGGCTTCGGGGACTAATTTTCTCAGATACCTTACCATTGCAGGTATACTCTCTACCCGATTATGAACAAAGAATATCTGTCCTTCCCTCTCAATTTCTCTAAGTACAGCCCTTCTGATGATATCATCTTCGAATTTAGTAATATAGGTCTTGATTGCCAGGCGATCCTCGGGCGGCGTATTAATTACACTTAAATCCCTGACCCCCATCATAGACATATAAAGGGTCCTCGGGATGGGAGTAGCGGTCATTGTAATCACATCCACTAGTTTTCTTAGTTTCTTAAGCTTTTCTTTATGGGAAACACCAAACCGGTGTTCCTCATCTATAACCAACAACCCCAAATTCTTGAAGCTCACGTCCTTTTGAAGCAAACGGTGAGTCCCAATTACAATATCGATCTCTCCATCCTTTAGCTTATTGACAATAGTTTTTTGTTCTTGACGGGTTCTGAAACGGCTAAGCATACCTATAAAAACAGGGTATGGTTTGAGTCTCTGGACAAAGGTTTGATAATGCTGGTAAGCAAGTATTGTGGTTGGAACCAATACTGCTACCTGTTTCCCATCCATTACTGCTTTGAATGATGCCCTTAGTGCAACCTCGGTCTTGCCAAAACCCACATCACCGCATATAAGTCTTTCCATAGGCTTTTCGTCTTCCATGTCCCTCATCACACTTTCAATAGCCTCCAGTTGATCGGAAGTCTCCTCATATTGGAAAGCAGCTTCAAACTCTCTGTAGTAATGGTCCTTTTTTGAGAAGGCAAAACCCTTTTGCACATTTCTTAATGCGTATAACTTTAAGAGCTCTTCAGCCATCCCTTTAATGGATTCTTTAACTTTTTTCTTTTTGTTTTCCCAGGAACGCCCCCCCAGTTTATCCAATTTAGGGGAATGCCCTTTAACTCCCATGTACTTCTGGAGGAGATTTAATCTGGTAACTGGAAGATAGAGCTTATCCCCATCCATATACTCCAGTAGAAGGTAGTCATTTTCTATTCCATCTACATCAAGCTTTCTCAATCCAAGGTATAATCCAACTCCATGGTCTATATGGACTACATGATCATCTACTTTGAGGTCACCAAAGGTCGATATTCTATAATCATCCTCAAGCTTGGCTTTAGGATGTCGCCTTTTTCTCTCACCAAATATCTCTTCTTCTGTTACTATTATAATTCTTGTGTGAGGCCAACGGAATCCTGATAGAAGACTACCAAGCTGAATCCTCATCCCTGGTGCTGACCCAGGCAGATTGACTTCCTTTATCCGGGATTGAAAGGATGACTCAAGTTCAAGCCCAAAGGGTAAACTATAGTCTTTTAAGATTTCAAAGAGCCTCTTAGCCTGAGAATCGGTATGGCATACCAGAAAGATCTGATGGTTATCCTCCAGCCAGATTCTAATCTTTTCTGCAAAAACACCAAGTATTCCTTCATATGACCTTAACTGTATGGACTCCTTTCTTATATCTTCATTCCCTTCCGTATAAAACTCAATGAGAGTCTCATCGGGTTGGTGAATATCAAATCTCTCTAAAAATACAATCTGAAACCTTTCGAGGTTCGAATTAATCTCATCCGGAGTCAGGTATAATTCGTAAACTTCAGGATAAAATTCTTTTCGCCTGATGTACTTTTGATGGCATTCCTTTATCTCGTCCACATATATTTGTTGTTCTTTTTCTATATCCCATCTCTCACTCATCATTAAAATAGCATCCTGAGGTAAATAATCGAAGAAGGTATCCAGTTTTGGATAAAAGAAAGGAAGGGAAAAGTCAGCATAATCGGCAGTCGTGCTATTTAAGATGATCTCCCTGAAGGGAAGGATTGTAGCTTTTTCCAGAGAGTTTAAGGAACGTTGAGATATCACATCAAAGTGCCTGACGGATTCTATCTCATCTCCCAAAAACTCCAGTCTTACAGGATTTTCAAAAAGGGGAGGGAAGATATCAAGAATACCCCCGCGAACACTGTATTCTCCCTTCGCTTCAACCACACTAACGTGGGTATAACCGCCTTCAACTATCTTTTCGATCAGCCTGTCCCGATTGATCTCCTGTCCAGTATATATACGTTCTGCAGCATTCTCGAGAATGCCCTTAGCTATTACCCTTTGCATTAATGCGGAAGGAGTAGTAATAATAATGGGGTTAAAACCCATTGTAAGAGAGTAAAAAACCTCCAGTCTCTTACATACAATATTTGGTGAAGGTGAGATGGTATCGAATGGAAAGGTATCCCACGGAGGGTATAGAAGGCATTTAAGCTGTTCTGGTGAAGCATTGGAATCTTCTTCACCTAAAAAAAACCTTAAATCATTACAAAAAACATGGGCATCTGCTATAGTCGGGGTGATTATGACAAAGACTCTGTTCAGCTTTTCTTTCAGAAGGTACACAAGAAATGCCCTGGAAGAGCCTTTTAAGCCTGTAGTCCATATTTTCCTTTTTCTGTCATCTATTGCCTTTAATAATTTGGATATAGATGGCTCTTCATAAAATACCCTTTCACCAGATAAATTCACATCCCGCATCTAACATTAACCCCTAACACCCTTTATTCTGAAATCTTACCACTTTCTTTATCCTTAGATGACAGAATCTCTATTTGTCTGTTGGCTTCTTTGATTCTCTCCGCCAATGTTCTCAGTATCTTCATAGCAATATCCGAGTTTGTCTGAATCAATGCCTCAAATGTCTCAGGGTTAATAACCAGCACCTCACTGTCCTCAACCACCTCTGCTGTCGCTGAACGAGGACCATCGGTCAGTACTGCCATCTCTCCTAAAAAATCCCCACCGGATATTATAGCCAGAGTTTTGTCCGCACCTCCTGCTTTTTTTGTTATCCTCACTTTTCCAGATTGGATAATGTACATCTCTTTGCCAGATTCCGATTCCCTAAAAAGGAATGCCCCCTTAGGAAAACTTTTCCCAAATTTTCGGAATAGCTGTTTTTGCAGACTGGTTTTTTTGTCTTTCATAACCCCTCACATAAAAGCCTTCCTTAGCAGGGTAACATCCCTTCTATAATATGCTGAAACAAGTTCAGCACAGAACAGTAAAATACATGAAGAATAAAATATCCATAATACCAAAATTATTATAGCTTCAAGTGATCCATAGACTACCCCATAATTGGGATTTCTGCTCACATACCACGCGAACAAGTACTTGGCTCCTTCCCACAGGAAAGCGCATAGGCTTCCCCCAATCATGCAGTGTCTAAGACGAATCTTAGTGTTTGGAATAACCTTGTAGATTAAAGTAAAAATAGAGATTGTAAGCAAAAATGGAAAGAGATATCTGATGAGTATATTACCTGCGAAGAAGATACGCAGATCAATTCCGTAAATAATGAAAGAGCCTGCCTTATCCAATGCCTTAGCAAAGGCGGTTATCAGAACTGAAACAATGGCTATTACACATCCAAAGGGTATCATTGTGAATGTCAGGAGTTTTGAATAAAAGAAGTTCCTCTTCTTCTTTACTTTGAATATTGTGTTCAGTGCAAACTCAAGCGAGGTAAAGACCAGCGTAGCCGTCCAAATCAGAGACAGCACCCCCACCCAACCCAGCACTTCACTTTTATCCATTATTCTCTTTGTCTCATCAAAAACCATCGTGTTCATTTGCGGAATAAAGTCTCTGGTAAAAGAAACAGCAGCTCTATATATCTCTTCCGAGGATCCAAGTACATATCCTGCCAATGACAGCATGAGAAAAAGAAAGGGGATTATGGACAGTATCGAGTAGAATGCTATGGCAGCCGACAGATTCAGCCCCCCGTTTAGTCTGTAGGAACGAAAGGATTCTATGATTATATCCCAGAAGTTTCTAAAATGATAAACAACGTCACTTTTAAACATATCCCTATCCCATTAAAACCTGGTCTCGGGGGACGGCAAGCATTCTATCAAGGGCTTTTTTGGCTGGAAACCTTGTTCTTTCCGGGACCTTTACTATATTCTTCATCTCTATTATGGCATTTAAAACACTGTCCAGTGTAGTTAATTTCATGTTTGGGCATACTAAACTCTTTGAAGCAAGAATGAATTTCTTTTCAGGGTTCTCTTTTCTTAATCGGTACAGTATCCCCGCTTCAGTCCCTATTATAAACTCCTCATTATCTGTCCTTTTAGCATACTCATACATCCCTGAAGTGCTGCAAACATGATCTGCCAGTTCAAGTACCTCAGGCCTGCATTCCGGATGTGCCACAAAAAGGGCATCGGGGTGTTTTCCCTTAATCTCCAATACTTCCTGTACTTTCAGGCGATCGTGTGTAGGACAATAGCCTTCCCACCAGAGAACCTTTTTGTCGGTAAATCTCGATACATATTTTGCCAGGTTTTTATCAGGGGTCATCAACACCGTATCGCTTTTTACAGAGTTCACCACCCGGACAGCATTGGCAGATGTGCAGCAGATATTACTTTCTGCCTTTACCTCAGCCGACGAATTGACATAGGTAACAACAGTAGCTTCAGGGTTTTCTCTCTTTTTAGCCACAAGAATATCGGCAGAAATCATATCCGCCATGGGGCACCCTGCATCAAGCCTGGGAAGGATTACCGTTTTATCAGGAGACAGAATAGAAGCGCTTTCAGCCATAAAATGGACACCACAGAAGACTATAATATCACAATCCGTTTTAGCAGCCTCTATACTTAACCCCAGAGAATCACCGGTAAAATCAGCCAGTTCCTGAATTTCGTCTCTTTGGTAGTTATGTGCCAGCAGAATACCGTTTATCTCTTTTAAGAGTCGTTTTATCTCTCTTTGCAGCTCAATATTTTCCAATCTATTTTCCCCTGTCCTCTTCAGCTTTAGCTTGGCATTTTACGTTTAACGCTATCTTAAATCTAAACTTTTGTCAATTCAAAAACCCCGAAGCCTTGCTTAAGGAATCCCGTCCCAATCAGTTTCATTGCCCCTTCTTCTTTCAAGGAATAGTGCCCAAATGTTTTTTCTTTTAAAACACAAGATTCTGTGATATATACTTGGCAAAACCATAAAGATTAAAGGTGTCAAAGATTCGAGTGAAATAAATAGAAGGCGTAAAACCCTAGAGTTCAGGGGGCTTAAGTGTCTGGACATTCCAAATGGAGTACCATCAAACGCAAAAAGGGCAAAGAAGATGCAAAGAGGGGAAGAATATTTACAAAACTGATAAGGGAAATAACTGTTGCCGCCAAAACGGGAGGAGGCGATGCAGAAGGAAACCCTCGTTTGAGAACTGCCATTGCTAATGCCAAGACTCAGAATATGCCGGCTGAAAATATAGATAGAGCTATTAAACGAGGTACCGGGGAATTAGAAGGCGTGAGCTATGAAGAGCTTACATACGAGGGATACGGCCCGGGAGGGGCTGCTGTGCTGGTTGATATATTGACTGACAACAAGAAAAGAACAGTAGCAGATATAAGGCATGCATTTTCCAAGAATAACGGGAATCTGGCAGAAGCAGGGAGTGTCGCATGGGTTTTCGAAAAAAAAGGGATAATAGTATTCGATAAAAACAAAGTAGAAGAAGATAAACTGATAGATTTAGCCCTTGAAGCCGGTGCAGAGGACGTACGAGAAGGAGAAAACGAGTACGATGTTGTAACGGCGCCAGGAGACTTTGAAAAAGTAAAAGAGGCTATTGACAGGGCAAACTTGAAGTATGAGCTTGCCGAGGTCAGTATGATTCCGAAGAGTACAGTCAAGTTGGATGAGAAGGAGGCGCAACAGATACTCAGACTTATGGAAATGCTGGAAGAAAGCGACGACGTTCAAAAGGTTTATTCCAACTTTGATATCCCGGATGAGATTATGGAAAAGTTGGGTGGTACCTAGTTCATATTGAAGAATGAAAATTTCCTTTGGAGCGAACATGGGCAGGATTTTTGGGGTACCCATCTTGACGAAGCGGAAGATAAGCATTTTCAGGTGTTTGAGCCCGAAGGGTGAGTTTCTGAAAATGCCTGAAGCGA
This genomic interval carries:
- the pdxA gene encoding 4-hydroxythreonine-4-phosphate dehydrogenase PdxA; the protein is MKNMKLPVIGITMGDPAGVGPEIIVKALSDPRIFQICRPVVLGDHGLISTVVQMLGMEVKVNTITNIRAERYHAGYINVLNLSHLDVNAVAWGKPDERFGKAVVDYIKTGTKLALDGEIDAITTAPINKEVINRAGYAYAGHTELFAELTHTKDYVMMLTGEKLRVAMVTTHCRVRDVADLLNTQRIFTIIKMTNNSLKEYFAISKPRIAVASLNPHGGEGGIFGDEEERIIIPAINIAKAAGIDAVGPLPPDTLFYYASRGDYDVVVCMYHDQGLIPLKLLSFQDAVNVTLGLPIIRTSVDHGTAYDIAGTGSANETSLKNAIRLASSMTDKSRNPQKI
- a CDS encoding peptidylprolyl isomerase; amino-acid sequence: MNIPKKQILILFLILSFSISCLSLKTIAETIDKVVAIVNGEVITLTELNEAVNFILKDTEGIINFDGAEKDPAEIKRKVLDRLIDNKLIEQEVKRVRIVVSEREVDNALENMQKENSISKEELVKKLESRGLSLEKYKEQIRQGMEKMMLVNREIKSRIVVNEDELKNYYTDNMDSFRMVTEVRVQHILLPIPPNADEAKIKDVYEKARDLLVKLGNKEDFGKLAKMYSQDTSSDSGGDMGWFKKGEVTPFLEKVVFSLKVGEVSDIITSSLGLHIVKLMDRKEGGVRPFEEVKDEIKDTIYAKRVEKEFKEWFERLRKKSFIKVKL
- the mfd gene encoding transcription-repair coupling factor, which codes for MRDVNLSGERVFYEEPSISKLLKAIDDRKRKIWTTGLKGSSRAFLVYLLKEKLNRVFVIITPTIADAHVFCNDLRFFLGEEDSNASPEQLKCLLYPPWDTFPFDTISPSPNIVCKRLEVFYSLTMGFNPIIITTPSALMQRVIAKGILENAAERIYTGQEINRDRLIEKIVEGGYTHVSVVEAKGEYSVRGGILDIFPPLFENPVRLEFLGDEIESVRHFDVISQRSLNSLEKATILPFREIILNSTTADYADFSLPFFYPKLDTFFDYLPQDAILMMSERWDIEKEQQIYVDEIKECHQKYIRRKEFYPEVYELYLTPDEINSNLERFQIVFLERFDIHQPDETLIEFYTEGNEDIRKESIQLRSYEGILGVFAEKIRIWLEDNHQIFLVCHTDSQAKRLFEILKDYSLPFGLELESSFQSRIKEVNLPGSAPGMRIQLGSLLSGFRWPHTRIIIVTEEEIFGERKRRHPKAKLEDDYRISTFGDLKVDDHVVHIDHGVGLYLGLRKLDVDGIENDYLLLEYMDGDKLYLPVTRLNLLQKYMGVKGHSPKLDKLGGRSWENKKKKVKESIKGMAEELLKLYALRNVQKGFAFSKKDHYYREFEAAFQYEETSDQLEAIESVMRDMEDEKPMERLICGDVGFGKTEVALRASFKAVMDGKQVAVLVPTTILAYQHYQTFVQRLKPYPVFIGMLSRFRTRQEQKTIVNKLKDGEIDIVIGTHRLLQKDVSFKNLGLLVIDEEHRFGVSHKEKLKKLRKLVDVITMTATPIPRTLYMSMMGVRDLSVINTPPEDRLAIKTYITKFEDDIIRRAVLREIEREGQIFFVHNRVESIPAMVRYLRKLVPEASVGVAHGQMEENDLEKVMLSFINKEINFLVCTTIIESGLDFPSANTIMINRADKLGLAQMYQLRGRVGRAKEQAYAYLLVPGKHLVTKDALKRLKALSELTELGSGFRLAAHDLEIRGAGNILGTSQSGHIATVGYDMYIRLLERTIKELKGEEVTNEIQPEINIKIPAYIPEDYIRDTNQRLVVYKRLASISSDEEAEKMRRELTDRFGKIPTLVENLFEVVGIKILFKRFLITSADYNGSEIILSFHPSAEASLEKILQLIASYGERCRFSPDLKLSITFPDGDWKSILNEIKNVLK
- a CDS encoding cyclic nucleotide-binding domain-containing protein, which codes for MKDKKTSLQKQLFRKFGKSFPKGAFLFRESESGKEMYIIQSGKVRITKKAGGADKTLAIISGGDFLGEMAVLTDGPRSATAEVVEDSEVLVINPETFEALIQTNSDIAMKILRTLAERIKEANRQIEILSSKDKESGKISE
- a CDS encoding YihY/virulence factor BrkB family protein produces the protein MFKSDVVYHFRNFWDIIIESFRSYRLNGGLNLSAAIAFYSILSIIPFLFLMLSLAGYVLGSSEEIYRAAVSFTRDFIPQMNTMVFDETKRIMDKSEVLGWVGVLSLIWTATLVFTSLEFALNTIFKVKKKRNFFYSKLLTFTMIPFGCVIAIVSVLITAFAKALDKAGSFIIYGIDLRIFFAGNILIRYLFPFLLTISIFTLIYKVIPNTKIRLRHCMIGGSLCAFLWEGAKYLFAWYVSRNPNYGVVYGSLEAIIILVLWIFYSSCILLFCAELVSAYYRRDVTLLRKAFM
- the nadA gene encoding quinolinate synthase NadA, with product MENIELQREIKRLLKEINGILLAHNYQRDEIQELADFTGDSLGLSIEAAKTDCDIIVFCGVHFMAESASILSPDKTVILPRLDAGCPMADMISADILVAKKRENPEATVVTYVNSSAEVKAESNICCTSANAVRVVNSVKSDTVLMTPDKNLAKYVSRFTDKKVLWWEGYCPTHDRLKVQEVLEIKGKHPDALFVAHPECRPEVLELADHVCSTSGMYEYAKRTDNEEFIIGTEAGILYRLRKENPEKKFILASKSLVCPNMKLTTLDSVLNAIIEMKNIVKVPERTRFPAKKALDRMLAVPRDQVLMG
- a CDS encoding YebC/PmpR family DNA-binding transcriptional regulator; this translates as MSGHSKWSTIKRKKGKEDAKRGRIFTKLIREITVAAKTGGGDAEGNPRLRTAIANAKTQNMPAENIDRAIKRGTGELEGVSYEELTYEGYGPGGAAVLVDILTDNKKRTVADIRHAFSKNNGNLAEAGSVAWVFEKKGIIVFDKNKVEEDKLIDLALEAGAEDVREGENEYDVVTAPGDFEKVKEAIDRANLKYELAEVSMIPKSTVKLDEKEAQQILRLMEMLEESDDVQKVYSNFDIPDEIMEKLGGT